The Phalacrocorax carbo chromosome 21, bPhaCar2.1, whole genome shotgun sequence genome has a window encoding:
- the ROBO4 gene encoding roundabout homolog 4 isoform X1, with protein MASGWVMALGLGLCLAVLRQGGCYPPSAATAPQTAAALRENFRLQPGDLVATAGQALELDCVPPSGHPEPRVTWKKDGVTLNLTGDRYAVTNGKLRVAPARRSDSGLYVCVAANTAGERESRGARVSVLEKPTIVRRPSDAMAVAGSTVELSCGAQGDPAPRVQWHKERGDLPWGRHEVDQEHTLRLHAVTPADAGTYVCTAQSQLGTAAAAAHLHVEDQLPMGRREAAPWDLLAVRLHLDNGTVLPTTAAVQLRWQMLTPALVPEGYVVLYRCLLPASPSWDQHDAGRELSTVIPALRRGYVYEFKVRPYVGGTQGLDSNIRHLWIPEEVPSAAPQHVTLGQAEMENGTVVVSWEPPPPEAHNGIIQGYKVWSMGEGWQRPTNRTVDGGTHRLETLLPSPGAKFCVQVAAFNSAGLGVPSNATCSILGLMAESNRVVRVLQQPAVIAAAGSLLWLALFALLLLVCQRRASQDAATRRRLVAGDSPWLSGPWKRSCAPRNLSSSSSLSSRLLGSDGKDPHPSTLSLEPSSLGPPTPPNRSSLRGGHPLPLGDTGCCSGGHPGVRTSPSTPNPAPWERLHKRELHQVHSTPVLMGGPGHVPVTGSGGEWGMDFGLAAGWPQRRGRDGDTTTAVLAGGDPRQLPVFSSPKPRRGSVSLASGVTGSPVTPLRPPHAWHPPVTRSPATACPRNTSLVTRHPKDLSPVTGIPRDKSPATRRPRDMSPVTESPRDVSPVTRRPRDTSLVTESPRDVSPATRHPRDMSPVTESPRDVSPATRHPRDMSPVAESPRDVTPATRHPRDMSPVAESPRDVTPATRHPRDMSPATESPKDMFLATRHPKDPSPATRNQKDTISATRHPEDTSLISRCPRDMSLMTRHPKEMSLVPSQCGDMFLGSRYPRDMSAATRQPRDPSPVTKHQRDMSPATRHPKDTSPPGGHPRDTLLVTRLPKEKSPAIRHHRDAFLSTRYPKEMSPATGYPKDTSPDTRHPRDTSPITRHPTEMSPATSHCEDTFLVTRYPKNMSLAARHPRDMFLITRYTEDTSPATRHPRDTSPVTRHPEEISPVTGHRRDMFLGNRYPKHMSLVTRYPKDMFLDTRHPRDKSLARRHPKDMSLTTRHPRDRSPVTRRLSSAFSDGVLTPQQVAEDLEMDQDTTCPSPPAPTTPQSFSPPHTYGYIYGPPASELGEEEEEEEEEEQPTMRGSPGGSLLNGWGSVSEDNFASARCSLVSSCDGSFLLDASFARVLAVAVDGLCFSLEDADGGYGAGPSPPPSPLEGVFSPEVPVPTWDWGTELGVPQRTGTEAATGIPQHGGHGIGSGSPWARASGEPRTGGTRAWWSPGCRAQQGQSPLGSAKIQLY; from the exons ATGGCGAGCGGCTGGGTGATGGCGCTGGGCCTGGGGCTCTGCCTCGCCGTGCTGCGCCAGGGAG GCTGCTACCCCCCCAGCGCAGCCACAGCACCCCAAACCGCAGCTG CACTGCGGGAGAATTTCCGCCTGCAGCCGGGTGATTTGGTGGCCACAGCGGGGCAAGCGCTGGAGCTGGATTGCGTGCCGCCCTCGGGGCACCCCGAACCCCGTGTCACCTGGAAGAAGGATGGGGTGACCTTGAACTTGACTGGCGACCGGTACGCGGTCACCAATGGGAAGTTGCGGGTGGCACCGGCACGACGGAGCGACTCCGGGCTCTACGTCTGCGTGGCAGCCAACACGGCGGGCGAGAGGGAGAGCCGGGGCGCCCGTGTCTCCGTCCTGG AGAAGCCGACCATCGTGCGGCGCCCGAGCGATGCCATGGCGGTGGCTGGCAGCACCGTGGAGCTGAGCTGTGGCGCCCAAGGTGACCCAGCACCGCGGGTGCAGTGGCACAAGGAGCGTGGGGACCTGCCCTGGGGCAG GCATGAGGTGGACCAGGAGCACACGTTGCGCCTCCACGCTGTGACGCCCGCTGATGCCGGCACCTACGTGTGTACAGCGCAGAGCCAGCTAGGCAccgccgccgcagccgcccaccTCCACGTGGAGG aCCAGCTGCCAATGGGCCGGCGGGAGGCTGCGCCGTGGGACCTGCTGGCTGTGAGGCTGCACCTGGACAATGGCACTGTGCTGCCCACCACTGCCGCTGTCCAGCTCCGCTGGCAG ATGCTGACGCCGGCACTGGTGCCAGAGGGCTATGTGGTGCTGTAccgctgcctgctccctgccagcccctcctGGGACCAACACgatgcaggcagggagctcAGCACCGTCATCCCCGCGCTCCGCAGGGGCTACGTGTACGAGTTCAAGGTCCGCCCCTACGTTGGAGGGACCCAGGGTTTGGACAGCAACATCAGGCACCTCTGGATACCTGAGGAAG TACCAAGCGCAGCGCCCCAGCACGTCACCCTGGGCCAGGCTGAGATGGAGAATGGCACCGTGGTCGTGAGCTGGGAACCACCTCCTCCTGAGGCCCACAATGGCATCATCCAGGGCTACAAG GTCTGGTCAATGGGTGAAGGCTGGCAGCGCCCCACCAATAGGACAGTGGATGGAGGCACCCACCGCCTGGAAACCCTCCTCCCGAGCCCTGGGGCCAAATTCTGTGTCCAGGTGGCGGCTTTCAACAgtgcggggctgggggtccccagcaATGCCACCTGCAGCATCCTGG GGCTGATGGCGGAGAGCAACAGGGTGGTACGGGTGCTACAGCAGCCCGCTGTCATCGCAGCTGCTGGCtcactgctctggttggccttgttcgccctcctcctcctcgtctgCCAGCGCCGCGCCAGCCAGGACGCCGCGACTCGCCGCAG GCTGGTGGCTGGTGACTCACCGTGGCTCAGTGGTCCGTGGAAACGCAGCTGTGCCCCGCGaaacctcagcagcagcagcagcctcagcagccGGCTCCTGGGCAGCGATGGCAAggacccccacccctcca ccCTGTCCTTGGAGCCATCAAGCCTCggcccccccacgccccccaacCGCAGCAGCCTCCGCGGTGGgcacccattgccccttggGGACACGGGGTGCTGCAGTGGGGGGCACCCCGGCGTGCGAACCTCGCCCAGCACCCCGAACCCGGCACCCTGGGAGCGCCTCCACAAGAGAG AGCTGCACCAAGTGCACAGCACCCCAGTGCTCATGGGTGGCCCTGGCCACGTCCCTGTCACCGGGAGCGGAGGTGAGTGGGGGATGGATTTTGGGCTGGCAGCCGGGTGGCCTCAGCGAAGGGGACGTGACGGTGACACCACCACCGCCGTGCTAGCCGGAGGGGACCCACGGCAGCTGCCAGTCTTCAGCTCCCCAAAACCACGGCGGGGCAGCGTCTCGCTGGCCTCTGGTGTCACTGGGTCACCAGTGACACCCCTGAGGCCACCCCATGCCTGGCACCCGCCAGTGACCCG GTCCCCGGCCACTGCATGCCCCAGGAACACGTCCTTGGTCACCAGGCACCCCAAGGACCTGTCCCCAGTCACTGGGATCCCCAGGGACAAATCTCCAGCCACCCGGCGCCCCAGGGACATGTCCCCGGTCACTGAGAGCCCCAGGGATGTGTCACCAGTAACCCGGCGCCCCAGGGACACATCCCTGGTCACTGAGAGCCCCAGGGATGTGTCACCAGCCACCCGGCACCCCAGGGACATGTCTCCAGTCACTGAGAGCCCCAGGGATGTGTCACCAGCCACCCGGCACCCCAGGGACATGTCCCCGGTCGCTGAGAGTCCCAGGGATGTGACACCAGCCACCCGGCACCCCAGGGACATGTCCCCGGTCGCTGAGAGTCCCAGGGATGTGACACCAGCCACCCGGCACCCCAGGGACATGTCCCCAGCCACTGAGAGCCCCAAGGACATGTTCCTGGCCACCAGGCACCCCAAGGACCCATCACCAGCCACCAGGAACCAGAAGGACACAATCTCGGCCACCAGGCACCCTGAGGACACATCTCTGATCTCCAGGTGCCCCAGGGACATGTCCCTGATGACCAGGCACCCAAAGGAGATGTCTCTGGTCCCCAGTCAATGTGGAGACATGTTCCTGGGCAGCAGGTACCCCAGGGACATGTCCGCAGCCACCAGACAACCCAGGGACCCATCACCGGTGACCAAGCACCAGAGGGACATGTCACCAGCCACCAGGCACCCCAAGGACACGTCCCCACCCGGTGGGCACCCAAGGGACACATTGCTGGTCACTAGGCTCCCCAAGGAGAAATCCCCAGCCATCAGGCACCACAGGGATGCATTCCTGTCCACCAG ATAcccaaaggaaatgtccccaGCTACCGGGTACCCAAAGGACACATCCCCAGACACCAGGCACCCCAGGGATACATCCCCCATCACCAGGCACCCAACGGAGATGTCCCCAGCCACCAGTCACTGCGAGGACACGTTCTTGGTTACCAGGTACCCCAAGAATATGtccctggctgccag GCACCCAAGGGACATGTTTCTGATCACCAGGTACACTGAGGACACCTCGCCAGCCACCAGGCACCCAAGGGACACATCTCCAGTCACCAGGCACCCTGAAGAGATATCCCCAGTCACTGGTCACCGAAGGGACATGTTCTTGGGCAACAGGTACCCCAAGCACATGTCCCTGGTCACCAGATACCCCAAGGACATGTTCCTAGACACCAGGCATCCCAGAGACAAGTCCCTGGCCAGAAGACACCCCAAGGACATGTCCCTGACCACCAGGCACCCAAGGGACAGGTCCCCAGTCACCAGGCGCCTCTCGTCAGCATTCAGCGATGGGGTCCTCACGCCGCAGCAGGTGGCTGAGGACTTGGAGATGGACCAGGACACCACCTGCCCCAG ccccccagcaccAACCACGCCACAGTCCTTCTCGCCGCCACACACCTATGGCTACATCTATGGGCCACCAGCCTCCGAgctgggtgaggaggaggaggaagaggaggaggaagagcagccaACTATGAGGGGCTCGCCAGGAGGGTCACTGCTGAATGGGTGGGGGTCTGTCTCGGAGGACAACTTCGCCAGTGCCCGCTGCAGCTTGGTGAGCTCCTGCGATGGCTCCTTCCTCCTGGACGCCAGCTTCGCCCGGGTGCTGGCCGTGGCCGTCGATGGCCTCTGCTTCAGCCTCGAGGATGCCGATGGGGGCTATGGGG CAGGTccctcaccaccaccatcaccctTGGAGGGGGTCTTCTCACCCGAGGTCCCCGTCCCCACCTGGGACTGGGGGACAGAGCTGGGGGTCCCACAGAGAACTGGGACAGAGGCAGCCACAGGCATCCCGCAGCACG gtgGCCACGGGATTGGGAGCGGCAGCCCCTGGGCCAGGGCAAGTGGCGAGCCAAGGACAGGAGGGACAAGAGCATGGTGGTCCCCAGGGTGTAGGGCGCAGCAAGGCCAGAGTCCCCTTGGCTCAGCTAAAATCCAGCTTTATTAA
- the ROBO4 gene encoding roundabout homolog 4 isoform X2 has protein sequence MASGWVMALGLGLCLAVLRQGGCYPPSAATAPQTAAALRENFRLQPGDLVATAGQALELDCVPPSGHPEPRVTWKKDGVTLNLTGDRYAVTNGKLRVAPARRSDSGLYVCVAANTAGERESRGARVSVLEKPTIVRRPSDAMAVAGSTVELSCGAQGDPAPRVQWHKERGDLPWGRHEVDQEHTLRLHAVTPADAGTYVCTAQSQLGTAAAAAHLHVEDQLPMGRREAAPWDLLAVRLHLDNGTVLPTTAAVQLRWQMLTPALVPEGYVVLYRCLLPASPSWDQHDAGRELSTVIPALRRGYVYEFKVRPYVGGTQGLDSNIRHLWIPEEVPSAAPQHVTLGQAEMENGTVVVSWEPPPPEAHNGIIQGYKVWSMGEGWQRPTNRTVDGGTHRLETLLPSPGAKFCVQVAAFNSAGLGVPSNATCSILGLMAESNRVVRVLQQPAVIAAAGSLLWLALFALLLLVCQRRASQDAATRRRLVAGDSPWLSGPWKRSCAPRNLSSSSSLSSRLLGSDGKDPHPSTLSLEPSSLGPPTPPNRSSLRGGHPLPLGDTGCCSGGHPGVRTSPSTPNPAPWERLHKRELHQVHSTPVLMGGPGHVPVTGSGGEWGMDFGLAAGWPQRRGRDGDTTTAVLAGGDPRQLPVFSSPKPRRGSVSLASGVTGSPVTPLRPPHAWHPPVTRSPATACPRNTSLVTRHPKDLSPVTGIPRDKSPATRRPRDMSPVTESPRDVSPVTRRPRDTSLVTESPRDVSPATRHPRDMSPVTESPRDVSPATRHPRDMSPVAESPRDVTPATRHPRDMSPVAESPRDVTPATRHPRDMSPATESPKDMFLATRHPKDPSPATRNQKDTISATRHPEDTSLISRCPRDMSLMTRHPKEMSLVPSQCGDMFLGSRYPRDMSAATRQPRDPSPVTKHQRDMSPATRHPKDTSPPGGHPRDTLLVTRLPKEKSPAIRHHRDAFLSTRYPKEMSPATGYPKDTSPDTRHPRDTSPITRHPTEMSPATSHCEDTFLVTRYPKNMSLAARHPRDMFLITRYTEDTSPATRHPRDTSPVTRHPEEISPVTGHRRDMFLGNRYPKHMSLVTRYPKDMFLDTRHPRDKSLARRHPKDMSLTTRHPRDRSPVTRRLSSAFSDGVLTPQQVAEDLEMDQDTTCPSPPAPTTPQSFSPPHTYGYIYGPPASELGEEEEEEEEEEQPTMRGSPGGSLLNGWGSVSEDNFASARCSLVSSCDGSFLLDASFARVLAVAVDGLCFSLEDADGGYGGPSPPPSPLEGVFSPEVPVPTWDWGTELGVPQRTGTEAATGIPQHGGHGIGSGSPWARASGEPRTGGTRAWWSPGCRAQQGQSPLGSAKIQLY, from the exons ATGGCGAGCGGCTGGGTGATGGCGCTGGGCCTGGGGCTCTGCCTCGCCGTGCTGCGCCAGGGAG GCTGCTACCCCCCCAGCGCAGCCACAGCACCCCAAACCGCAGCTG CACTGCGGGAGAATTTCCGCCTGCAGCCGGGTGATTTGGTGGCCACAGCGGGGCAAGCGCTGGAGCTGGATTGCGTGCCGCCCTCGGGGCACCCCGAACCCCGTGTCACCTGGAAGAAGGATGGGGTGACCTTGAACTTGACTGGCGACCGGTACGCGGTCACCAATGGGAAGTTGCGGGTGGCACCGGCACGACGGAGCGACTCCGGGCTCTACGTCTGCGTGGCAGCCAACACGGCGGGCGAGAGGGAGAGCCGGGGCGCCCGTGTCTCCGTCCTGG AGAAGCCGACCATCGTGCGGCGCCCGAGCGATGCCATGGCGGTGGCTGGCAGCACCGTGGAGCTGAGCTGTGGCGCCCAAGGTGACCCAGCACCGCGGGTGCAGTGGCACAAGGAGCGTGGGGACCTGCCCTGGGGCAG GCATGAGGTGGACCAGGAGCACACGTTGCGCCTCCACGCTGTGACGCCCGCTGATGCCGGCACCTACGTGTGTACAGCGCAGAGCCAGCTAGGCAccgccgccgcagccgcccaccTCCACGTGGAGG aCCAGCTGCCAATGGGCCGGCGGGAGGCTGCGCCGTGGGACCTGCTGGCTGTGAGGCTGCACCTGGACAATGGCACTGTGCTGCCCACCACTGCCGCTGTCCAGCTCCGCTGGCAG ATGCTGACGCCGGCACTGGTGCCAGAGGGCTATGTGGTGCTGTAccgctgcctgctccctgccagcccctcctGGGACCAACACgatgcaggcagggagctcAGCACCGTCATCCCCGCGCTCCGCAGGGGCTACGTGTACGAGTTCAAGGTCCGCCCCTACGTTGGAGGGACCCAGGGTTTGGACAGCAACATCAGGCACCTCTGGATACCTGAGGAAG TACCAAGCGCAGCGCCCCAGCACGTCACCCTGGGCCAGGCTGAGATGGAGAATGGCACCGTGGTCGTGAGCTGGGAACCACCTCCTCCTGAGGCCCACAATGGCATCATCCAGGGCTACAAG GTCTGGTCAATGGGTGAAGGCTGGCAGCGCCCCACCAATAGGACAGTGGATGGAGGCACCCACCGCCTGGAAACCCTCCTCCCGAGCCCTGGGGCCAAATTCTGTGTCCAGGTGGCGGCTTTCAACAgtgcggggctgggggtccccagcaATGCCACCTGCAGCATCCTGG GGCTGATGGCGGAGAGCAACAGGGTGGTACGGGTGCTACAGCAGCCCGCTGTCATCGCAGCTGCTGGCtcactgctctggttggccttgttcgccctcctcctcctcgtctgCCAGCGCCGCGCCAGCCAGGACGCCGCGACTCGCCGCAG GCTGGTGGCTGGTGACTCACCGTGGCTCAGTGGTCCGTGGAAACGCAGCTGTGCCCCGCGaaacctcagcagcagcagcagcctcagcagccGGCTCCTGGGCAGCGATGGCAAggacccccacccctcca ccCTGTCCTTGGAGCCATCAAGCCTCggcccccccacgccccccaacCGCAGCAGCCTCCGCGGTGGgcacccattgccccttggGGACACGGGGTGCTGCAGTGGGGGGCACCCCGGCGTGCGAACCTCGCCCAGCACCCCGAACCCGGCACCCTGGGAGCGCCTCCACAAGAGAG AGCTGCACCAAGTGCACAGCACCCCAGTGCTCATGGGTGGCCCTGGCCACGTCCCTGTCACCGGGAGCGGAGGTGAGTGGGGGATGGATTTTGGGCTGGCAGCCGGGTGGCCTCAGCGAAGGGGACGTGACGGTGACACCACCACCGCCGTGCTAGCCGGAGGGGACCCACGGCAGCTGCCAGTCTTCAGCTCCCCAAAACCACGGCGGGGCAGCGTCTCGCTGGCCTCTGGTGTCACTGGGTCACCAGTGACACCCCTGAGGCCACCCCATGCCTGGCACCCGCCAGTGACCCG GTCCCCGGCCACTGCATGCCCCAGGAACACGTCCTTGGTCACCAGGCACCCCAAGGACCTGTCCCCAGTCACTGGGATCCCCAGGGACAAATCTCCAGCCACCCGGCGCCCCAGGGACATGTCCCCGGTCACTGAGAGCCCCAGGGATGTGTCACCAGTAACCCGGCGCCCCAGGGACACATCCCTGGTCACTGAGAGCCCCAGGGATGTGTCACCAGCCACCCGGCACCCCAGGGACATGTCTCCAGTCACTGAGAGCCCCAGGGATGTGTCACCAGCCACCCGGCACCCCAGGGACATGTCCCCGGTCGCTGAGAGTCCCAGGGATGTGACACCAGCCACCCGGCACCCCAGGGACATGTCCCCGGTCGCTGAGAGTCCCAGGGATGTGACACCAGCCACCCGGCACCCCAGGGACATGTCCCCAGCCACTGAGAGCCCCAAGGACATGTTCCTGGCCACCAGGCACCCCAAGGACCCATCACCAGCCACCAGGAACCAGAAGGACACAATCTCGGCCACCAGGCACCCTGAGGACACATCTCTGATCTCCAGGTGCCCCAGGGACATGTCCCTGATGACCAGGCACCCAAAGGAGATGTCTCTGGTCCCCAGTCAATGTGGAGACATGTTCCTGGGCAGCAGGTACCCCAGGGACATGTCCGCAGCCACCAGACAACCCAGGGACCCATCACCGGTGACCAAGCACCAGAGGGACATGTCACCAGCCACCAGGCACCCCAAGGACACGTCCCCACCCGGTGGGCACCCAAGGGACACATTGCTGGTCACTAGGCTCCCCAAGGAGAAATCCCCAGCCATCAGGCACCACAGGGATGCATTCCTGTCCACCAG ATAcccaaaggaaatgtccccaGCTACCGGGTACCCAAAGGACACATCCCCAGACACCAGGCACCCCAGGGATACATCCCCCATCACCAGGCACCCAACGGAGATGTCCCCAGCCACCAGTCACTGCGAGGACACGTTCTTGGTTACCAGGTACCCCAAGAATATGtccctggctgccag GCACCCAAGGGACATGTTTCTGATCACCAGGTACACTGAGGACACCTCGCCAGCCACCAGGCACCCAAGGGACACATCTCCAGTCACCAGGCACCCTGAAGAGATATCCCCAGTCACTGGTCACCGAAGGGACATGTTCTTGGGCAACAGGTACCCCAAGCACATGTCCCTGGTCACCAGATACCCCAAGGACATGTTCCTAGACACCAGGCATCCCAGAGACAAGTCCCTGGCCAGAAGACACCCCAAGGACATGTCCCTGACCACCAGGCACCCAAGGGACAGGTCCCCAGTCACCAGGCGCCTCTCGTCAGCATTCAGCGATGGGGTCCTCACGCCGCAGCAGGTGGCTGAGGACTTGGAGATGGACCAGGACACCACCTGCCCCAG ccccccagcaccAACCACGCCACAGTCCTTCTCGCCGCCACACACCTATGGCTACATCTATGGGCCACCAGCCTCCGAgctgggtgaggaggaggaggaagaggaggaggaagagcagccaACTATGAGGGGCTCGCCAGGAGGGTCACTGCTGAATGGGTGGGGGTCTGTCTCGGAGGACAACTTCGCCAGTGCCCGCTGCAGCTTGGTGAGCTCCTGCGATGGCTCCTTCCTCCTGGACGCCAGCTTCGCCCGGGTGCTGGCCGTGGCCGTCGATGGCCTCTGCTTCAGCCTCGAGGATGCCGATGGGGGCTATGGGG GTccctcaccaccaccatcaccctTGGAGGGGGTCTTCTCACCCGAGGTCCCCGTCCCCACCTGGGACTGGGGGACAGAGCTGGGGGTCCCACAGAGAACTGGGACAGAGGCAGCCACAGGCATCCCGCAGCACG gtgGCCACGGGATTGGGAGCGGCAGCCCCTGGGCCAGGGCAAGTGGCGAGCCAAGGACAGGAGGGACAAGAGCATGGTGGTCCCCAGGGTGTAGGGCGCAGCAAGGCCAGAGTCCCCTTGGCTCAGCTAAAATCCAGCTTTATTAA